A genomic stretch from Empedobacter stercoris includes:
- a CDS encoding baeRF3 domain-containing protein, protein MSIKEQLLTLATEKNSPCITIAFNTHRTSPDNQQDAIKLKNLAKEAEDRLLEIHSKREIPDILEKLENIAEELEVHKNLESLHIYISKDTFEFIRTDIPITHEGVWIDETFHIRPLIKVMNRVTEYLVLYLTKKGVHLYQAINDSIVQEIENDDFPFTENNYNLSSLFSKTDEQKNKIKDFFNQIDKSVQRVNPEGSLRCLVISTDDNYGEFIAEADTPSIYLGNISTDFNSPTQQNDYMEIAGEFIKNYQHQNRKKSIEEMSEAVSKGQVLTDLQEIYQAAIDGRGDLLIVHQDYQQPVRMKDDRTFDIVSDATEPGVLDDVVSTIAWEVIAKKGNTIFTSQEEIKELGNIVLKTRY, encoded by the coding sequence ATGAGTATTAAAGAACAACTTTTAACGCTAGCAACAGAAAAAAACTCTCCTTGTATTACGATTGCATTCAATACACATCGTACGAGCCCAGACAACCAACAAGACGCAATCAAACTAAAAAATTTAGCGAAAGAAGCGGAAGATAGATTATTGGAAATTCACTCCAAACGAGAAATTCCAGATATATTAGAAAAATTAGAAAATATAGCTGAAGAATTAGAAGTACATAAGAATTTAGAAAGTTTACACATTTATATTTCAAAGGACACGTTCGAATTTATACGTACTGATATTCCAATAACTCATGAAGGTGTTTGGATTGATGAAACGTTTCATATCAGACCTCTTATTAAAGTTATGAATCGTGTTACTGAATATTTGGTGCTGTATCTAACAAAAAAAGGGGTACACTTGTATCAAGCCATCAATGATTCGATTGTTCAAGAAATTGAAAATGATGATTTTCCATTTACAGAAAATAACTATAACCTTAGTAGTTTATTTAGCAAAACAGACGAGCAGAAAAACAAAATCAAAGACTTCTTTAATCAGATAGATAAATCAGTTCAGCGTGTAAACCCGGAAGGTAGTTTACGTTGCTTGGTCATTTCTACGGATGATAATTATGGTGAATTTATTGCCGAAGCAGATACGCCTAGTATATACTTAGGAAATATTTCTACCGATTTTAATTCACCAACGCAACAAAACGACTACATGGAAATTGCAGGTGAATTTATTAAAAATTATCAACACCAAAATCGAAAAAAATCGATCGAAGAAATGAGTGAAGCCGTAAGTAAAGGGCAAGTCTTAACAGATTTACAAGAAATTTATCAAGCTGCTATTGATGGTCGAGGAGATTTGTTAATTGTGCACCAAGATTACCAACAGCCAGTTCGTATGAAGGACGATCGTACATTTGATATTGTTTCCGACGCTACAGAACCAGGTGTTTTGGACGATGTCGTAAGTACTATTGCATGGGAAGTGATTGCAAAAAAAGGGAATACAATTTTTACTAGTCAAGAAGAAATAAAAGAACTAGGTAATATTGTTTTAAAAACGAGGTATTAA